The Megalobrama amblycephala isolate DHTTF-2021 linkage group LG13, ASM1881202v1, whole genome shotgun sequence genome contains a region encoding:
- the siglec15l gene encoding sialic acid binding Ig-like lectin 15, like: MQDFVFGFLSFICSLKGLTCSDWTMPVQPKVNGSLGQNVILPCAFTHPKQNTYTGVIHVKWIKDSKKEPIFHCTLDNRTNSQDSCTNLKPSERLSLNGNPRKGDLSLRISNLEFTDAAQYTCRVELDYIQFGNHSYLNINAQAKILSLSLDVDAKAHIVTLKCIAQGNPVPEVKWTSSYGLLENDSIRTDLRNYLSSATNSFPFSDQDVHTCQAVNSLGQDQITFPPDHPNCSFGLLVVTCFLGCLLFLGFVAFVVDVIKRKKKGQSVQGVKQQQPHIGVQKVETFQVNETVYANVSPCPVGCETRQDEGYSKGVSLEGRKVGLIPGAQTHKTPFEAPSNPTSPSPPPPPHHPTSEK; this comes from the exons ATGCAAGATTTTGTGTTTGGTTTCCTTTCATTTATTTGTAGCCTAAAAg GCCTAACATGTTCAGATTGGACCATGCCAGTACAGCCTAAGGTCAACGGCTCTTTGGGACAGAACGTGATTCTCCCCTGCGCCTTCACGCAcccaaaacaaaatacatacaCCGGCGTCATCCATGTCAAATGGATAAAGGACTCCAAAAAAGAACCAATCTTTCACTGCACTCTGGACAACAGGACAAATAGCCAAGACAGTTGCACTAATCTAAAACCATCAGAGAGGCTCTCACTTAATGGTAACCCCAGGAAAGGAGACCTTTCCTTGCGTATCAGTAATTTAGAGTTTACAGATGCTGCACAGTACACCTGTAGGGTGGAGCTGGATTATATTCAATTTGGGAACCACTCATATCTCAATATCAACG CTCAGGCAAAAATCCTCAGCCTGTCCCTGGATGTAGATGCCAAAGCTCACATTGTGACGCTGAAATGCATTGCCCAAGGGAATCCGGTTCCAGAAGTGAAATGGACCTCCTCATATGGACTGCTGGAAAATGACTCAATCAGAACTGACCTCAGGAACTACCTCAGCTCAGCCACCAACTCATTTCCATTCTCTGACCAGGATGTGCACACTTGCCAAGCTGTGAACTCCCTGGGCCAAGATCAGATAACATTTCCACCAGATCATCCAAACTGTTCTTTTGGTCTGTTAGTAGTGACTTGTTTTCTGGGATGTTTGCTGTTTCTTGGGTTCGTGGCGTTCGTTGTGGATGTGATAAAAAGAA aaaaaaaaggacaaaGTGTGCAGGGAGTCAAGCAGCAGCAACC GCATATAGGTGTACAGAAGGTTGAAACCTTTCAAGTTAATGAGACAGTATATGCCAATGTCAGCCCTTGTCCAGTTG GTTGTGAAACTAGACAAGATGAAGGGTACTCAAAAGGGGTGTCACTAGAGGGGCGAAAGGTGGGACTGATACCCGGGGCCCAGACCCACAAAACCCCCTTCGAGGCCCCATCCAACCCCACGTCCCCCTCCCCACCCCCACCGCCCCACCACCCAACCAGTGAAAAGTGA
- the si:dkey-11p23.7 gene encoding V-set and Ig domain-containing protein, with the protein MSAMDVQRFSKTLGLLVVLHSAAIAKDDDGWLMKAPTEVRAIEGYPVVLPCSFTHPHHTHPSSMHVVWTLGHGRAATVLFRCTSLNNSQQCQSKVNQDQRYRLEGNHRNHDISLRINSVTLKDSGRYFCRVELTGHSHTSFENTLGTRLRVEAAPRILSLSAEGSETSGFKAVCHVQGSPLPDVQWIAPDGVLEGDTSFSLSQEAIGQYRTSSQLLDVKPGGQYICAASNSLGKDQATLYVLPPSPERLTAKSSFSLLVLLLALALGTKLLLALGVGAWVIKRRFSSVNQ; encoded by the exons ATGTCTGCAATGGACGTGCAACGGTTCAGTAAAACTCTCGGTCTGCTGGTGGTCCTTCATAGTGCAG CTATAGCCAAAGACGATGACGGCTGGTTGATGAAAGCACCAACTGAGGTCCGGGCGATCGAGGGGTACCCGGTAGTGCTGCCCTGCTCTTTCACCCACCCACACCACACCCATCCCTCCTCCATGCATGTGGTGTGGACCCTGGGCCACGGACGGGCTGCCACAGTTTTGTTCCGCTGCACGAGCCTGAACAACAGCCAGCAGTGCCAATCAAAAGTCAACCAGGATCAGCGCTACCGCCTGGAGGGCAACCACCGAAACCATGACATCTCACTCAGGATCAACAGCGTGACCTTGAAGGATAGTGGCCGCTATTTCTGCCGTGTAGAGTTAACGGGGCACTCCCATACAAGCTTTGAAAACACGCTGGGAACCCGTCTACGGGTGGAGG CTGCACCACGAATCCTGAGTTTGTCAGCTGAGGGGAGTGAAACATCTGGCTTCAAAGCCGTGTGTCACGTTCAGGGTTCCCCTCTTCCTGATGTTCAGTGGATCGCACCAGATGGTGTTCTAGAGGGAGATACTTCATTCTCGCTTTCTCAGGAGGCTATCGGGCAATACCGCACTTCAAGCCAACTACTGGACGTCAAACCCGGAGGACAGTACATCTGTGCGGCTTCGAACTCTTTGGGGAAGGATCAAGCCACTCTCTATGTTTTGCCCCCCAGCCCAGAGAGGCTAACCGCAAagagctctttctctctccttgTGCTGCTTCTTGCTCTGGCCTTGGGGACCAAGCTGCTTTTGGCTCTAGGTGTGGGAGCTTGGGTGATCAAGAGGAGGTTTAGCAGTGTGAACCAGTGA